Within Novosphingobium resinovorum, the genomic segment GGCGGCACCATCCGCGTCGGCGATGCGGAGCTCACTTCGCTGGCCGAACCGCAGCTGCGCACCCTGCGCGGCAACCGCATCAGCTACGTCGCGCAGAGCGCCGCGTCAGCCTTCAATCCCTCGCGCACGATCATGGATCAGGTCATCGAGCCGGTGCTCGCCCACGGCCTGACCACGCGCGCGGTAGCGCAGGCCAAAGCGATCGGGCTGTTCCGCGCGCTCGGCCTGCCCTCGCCCGACTCCATCGGCGATCGCTATGCCCACCAGCTTTCGGGCGGACAACTCCAGCGCCTGATGGCGGCGATGGCGCTCATCACCGATCCCGAACTGGTGATCCTCGACGAGCCGACCACCGCGCTCGACGTGACGACCCAGATCGGCGTGCTGCAAGCCTTCCGCAACGTGGTGCGCGATCTCGGCACCACGGCGGTCTACGTCAGCCACGACCTTGCCGTCGTCGCCCAGATGGCGGACCGGGTGGTGGTGCTGAACAAGGGACAGGTACGCGAGAACGGCCCGATCCGCCAGATCCTCGACGATCCGGCCGATGATTACACCCGCACCCTGATGGCCGCCGCGCACCCTGCGGTACATGGCGAAGACTGCGCGCGGCCGACGCCCACACCGCTCCTCGAAGTGCGCGGCCTCACCGCCGGATACGGCCGCGTCGACCGCGCCGGAAACCCCGCGATCCCCGTCCTGCGCGACGTGTCGCTGACCCTACAGCGCGGCGAGATCCTCGGCGTCATCGGTGAGTCCGGTTCGGGCAAGTCCACCCTTGCCCGCGTCATCGCCGGGCTGCTGCCCCCGGCGCGCGGCGAAGTGCTGCTCGACGGCGGCGCGCTGCCCGCCGGGCTGGACCAGCGATCCAAGGAAGTGTTCTGCCGCATCCAGATCGTGTTCCAGAACGCCGACGTGGCGTTGAATCCCGCGCATACCGTGGGCCAGATCCTCAGGCGCCCGCTGGCCTTCTATCACCGCCTAAACGGGGCCGAGGCGGACGAGCGCGTCGGCCAACTGCTAGACCGGATCAAGCTGCCGCGCTCGATCGCCGATCGCCGCTGCACCGAGCTTTCGGGCGGGCAGAAGCAACGCGTCAACCTCGCCCGCGCGCTGGCCGCCGATCCCGAGGTGATCCTGTGCGACGAGGTGACCTCCGCGCTCGACACCGTCGTCGGGGCGGCGATCCTCGACCTGCTGGCCGAACTGCGCCGCGATCTGGGTATCGCCATGATCTTCATCAGCCACGACATCTCGACCGTGCGCGCGATCTGCGACGATGTGATGGTGCTCTACCTCGGCGATGTCGCCGATCAGGGACCGCGCAGCGCCTTCGAGAAACAGCCCTATCACCCCTATACCGACATGCTGATCGGCTCGGTGCCGCAGATGTATCCGGGCTGGCTGCCCGAACTGGGCGCCGCGCCCGCGCTTCCCGCGATCCGGCCCGATGCCGACACCGCCGCGCTCTGCCGCTTCCTGCCGCGCTGCGGCCAGCGCGTGGCCGGACGCTGCGATACGCACTACCCGCCCCGGCAGGTCCTGTCCGGCGGCAATGCCGTGCTGTGCCATCTGGACGAAGTCGCGCTCACCCTCGGCCAACGCCAGCCCGAGGCAGTGGCATGACCGCGCGCTTCCACCGCCTCGCCGAGCGTGATCGGCCGACCCTCACCTTCACGCTAGATGGCATGCTGGTGGAGGCGCTGGAGGGCGATACGCTGATGGTGGCGGTACTGACCAACGGAGGCCGCCTGCGCCAGTCCGAATTCGGCGACGGCGCCCGCTCGGGCTTCTGTCTGATGGCTGCGTGCCAGGACTGCTGGGTCTGGACCGAGGACGGTACGAAGCTGCGCGCCTGCTCGACCGTTGCGATAGAGGGCCTGAAACTGAACACCCGCGAGCCGGAGGCGACATGGGCCACAATCCCTTAATGACCGGGCATCGCGTGATCGTTGTCGGCGCGGGCCCCGCAGGCGTGCGCGCCGCGCAGGCGCTGGTCGAAGCGGGCCTGCGCCCCATCGTCATCGACGAAGGCCGCCGCGCAGGCGGGCAAATATACCGCCGCCAGCCGGACAACTTCACCCGTTCGCACGAAGCGCTTTACGGCACCGAGGCCGCGCGGGCACGGGCGATCCACGAGACCTTCGACGGCCTCGCCGCGCAGATCGACTATCGCCCCGAAACGCTGGTCTGGCACATCGCGGACGGGCATGTCTGGACGCTCGATGGCGAAGGGCAGCACCGTTCGGAACCCTACGATGCGCTGATCCTGTGCACCGGCGCGACCGACCGCGTCATGCCGGTCAAGGGCTGGAACCGCGCGGGCACTTACAGCCTCGGCGCCGCGCAGATCGCGCTCAAGGCACAGGCCTGCGCGATCGGCAGCGAAGTGGTATTCCTCGGCTCCGGGCCGCTGCTCTACCTCGTTGCCTCGCAATATGCGAAGGCCGGCGCGAACGTCGTCGCCGTGCTCGATACCGCGCCCTTCGCGGCCCGCATCCCGGCGCTGCCCAGGCTGCTGTCTCAGCCCGGCGTGCTGTGGAACGGCGTGATCCTGACCCGCGCGCTCAAGCGGGCGGGCGTGGCGGTGCATCACGGCGTCACCCCGGTCGCAATCACCGGCGATGCGCAGGACGGCGTGGACGGCATCGTCGTGCGCATGGCCGATGGATCGCAGCGCCGCTTTGCCTGCAACGCGGTAGGCATGGGCCATCACCTGCGGCCCGAGACCCAGCTTGCCGACCTTGCCCGCTGCGAGTTCGCTTTCGATCCCGCCGTGCGCCAGTGGCTGCCGCTGCGCGACGGCGAAGGCCGCTCCTCGATGCCGGGGGTGTACCTTGGCGGCGACGGTGCGCGCATTCTCGGTGCACGGTCCGCCGAAGCGAGCGGGCGGCTTGCCGCCCTCACCGCGCTGGCCGATCTGGGGCATTCTGTCTCCGGCGGCGAGCAGAGCGGTCTGCGCAAGGCCATCGCCGGATACGCGCGCTTCGCGGCGGGATTGGCGCAGGCCTTTCCATGGCCGGTCGAACAGGCCGCCGCCCTGCCCGACGACGCGGTCGTCTGCCGCTGCGAAAGCGTCACAGCGGGCGAACTGCGCGCCGTCGTCAACGAAGGCGGCGCGCGCGAAGCCAACCGCGCCAAGGCGCTCAGCCGGGTCGGCATGGGCCGGTGCCAGGGTCGCTATTGCGGCCTCGCCGCCGCCGAAGTGATCGCCGCCGAAGCGCGCGTGCCCATCGAGACGGTCGGGCGCCTGCGCGGCGCCGCGCCGGTCAAACCGCTCGTCGCGGGCACTGCGGGCATCCCCTGCGCGCCGCAGGAGACCGGAGCATGAGCGCCGCACGTTCGGACGTCCTCATCATCGGCGGCGGCATCATGGGCTGCGCCAGCGCGCTGTTCCTGCACCAGCGCGGCCAGTCGGTGACGCTGCTGGAAACCGACCTCGTCGGGCGGCAGGCCAGCGGCACCAACTTCGGCAACGTGCGCAGGCAGGGGCGGCCACTGTACCAGCTCCCGCTCGCCAACCGCTCGATCGCGATCTGGCGGCAGGCGCGCGAGCTGCTCGGCACCGACATCGAGTACCTGCAGCGCGGCCACATGCGCGTCGCCTATCGCGACCGGCCCGATGCCGCCGAGCGGATGGAGGCCTATGCCGCCGACGCCGCGCACTACGACCTCGATCTGGAGATGCTCAGCGGCAACGTGCTGCGCGACCGCTTCCCGTGGATGGGCCCCGACGTCCTGGCGGCCTCGCTTTCGGCGCAGTGCGGCCACGCGAACCCGCGCCTGACCGGCCCCGCCTTCGCGCGCGCGGCGGTGAAGCTCGGCGCCGTAATCCACGAGAACTGCAAGGCCACCACCGCCCTGCGCGACGGCAACGAATTCCACGTCGTCGCCGCCGACGGCCGCGAATTCCGCGCGCCGGTGCTGCTCGTGACCGCTGGCGCATGGGCCAAGGCCTTCGTGGAAGGCTTCGGCGAGACGGTGCCGCTGACCTCGCGCGGGCCTAACATGTGCGTCACCGAACCGCTGCCTTACGCGATCGGACCTTCGGTGGGAGTTTCCACGCCCGAGACGTTCGAGTCGGTCTATTTCCGGCAGGTCGGGCGCGGGAATCTGGTGATCGGCGGCAGCACGCAGAACCAGACCTACCCCGAAGACTACCGCGTCTACGTGAAGCCGGAGAACTGCATCGGCCAGTGGCAGCAGATCCAGCGTCTGATCCCGGCGGTCAGGAACCTCGCGATCATCCGCACCTGGAGCGGCATCGAAAGCTACCTGCCCGACGACCAGCCGGTGATGGGCCCGAGCGCCGGCGTAGACGGCCTGTTCTACGCCTTCGGCTTCTGCGGTGCGGGCTTTCAGCTGGGCCCGGGCGTGGGCGAGACGATGGCCGAACTGATCGCCACCGGCAGCACCGACATCGACCTGTCGCCCTACAGGATCGACCGCTTCGCTGCGGCTTCGGAATGACACCGCGGCCGATGCTCCGGCGATACGCGCCGCATTGAACCCGAAGTGCGGATGATCGGCCTTTGGCGGTGGCCCCGCCGGCCATCCGCGCGAAGCCCCGGTTGCGCTTGAGTAGGACTATCATGCGTCGCGACACGCCCCTCGCCTATGGCTTTGTCACTCGGGTGTTCCACTGGACCATGGCCTGCCTCATCGGCTGGCAATTCATGGTCGCGTCGGGGTGGAGGGTGTTCGGCGACAGCGCCGTCATGAAGACCGTGTCGTTGCTGGGACCTTCCCATCGCGCCGCAGGCGCGCTGCTTCTCGCGCTGGTCGTTCCGCGTGCGATGTGGGCTTTCAGGAACCGCTGCCAGCGTCCGGTCGATCATGGCGTGCCCGGCACATCGGCACGCATCGTTCATGTGATGATCTACCTGCTGCTCTTCATCGTGCCCGGGCTTGCGCTTGCGCGGACTTACGCGAACGGCAAGGGCTTCGATTTGTGGGGACTGCGGCTTGTCCCAGGGGCCGGGCACAGGATCGAATGGCTGACCGGGATGGCCGATCTCCTGCACGCTCCGCTCGCATGGGGCTTTGCCGTGCTGGTCACGGGGCATGTGGTGATGGCCGTGGTACACACCGCAGTGCTGCGTGACGGGCTGCTTCGCCGCATGATCGGGACACCGCAGGGCTGATCCCGATCATGAGGTACGCGATTTCAAGGCAAAGGCAGGAAAGCGCCGATCACAACTGGATCAGCGCCGCCTTGGTCTTCAGGCTCGCCATGTAGGCCTCGCGCCCCAGATCCTTGCCGATGCCGGACTGCTTGAAGCCGCCGGTCGGCAGCATGAAGTCGTTGCTGCGGCCGTAGCGGTTCACCCAGACGGTGCCCGCCTCCAGCGCCCGCGTAGCGCGCAGGGCGCGATTGAGGTCGCCGGTGTGGACGCCGGCGGCAAGGCCGTACGGGCTGTCGTTGGCCAGCGCATAAGCCTCTTCCTCGTCGGCGAAGGTCTGGACGGTCAGAACCGGGCCGAAGATTTCGCCGCGCACCGCTTCGGCGTCCTGACCCAGTCCGGTCAGGATGGTAGGCGCATAGTAGCTGCCCTCCTGCGGCGCGGCGGCGCGGCTGCCGCCGGTCAGGGCCTCGCCCCCGGCCGCGATCGCGCGCGAGACGATGCCGTCGATCTGGCCTAGCTGCTTTTCCGAAATGATCGGCCCGATCGTCGTCGCCGCGCTCCAGGTCTGGCCCTGCGTGTGCGCCTCGACGGCGGCTTTGATCCGGTCGACCACCTCGTTCGCGACCTTGTCCTGCACCAGCAGACGCGATCCCGCGACGCAGACCTGCCCGCTGTTGAGCGTGATCGCGCGCGCCACGGTGGCGGCGGTGGCGGCGATGTCGTTGGCATCGGCGAAGACGATCTGCGGGCTCTTGCCGCCCAGTTCCAGCGTCACCGGCTTGGGACCGGTCTGCGCGCAGGCTTCCATGATCGCGATGCCAGTGCGGGTCGATCCGGTGAAGCTGACCTTGGACACCAGCGGATGACGGCACAGCGGATCGCCGACGCTCAGCCCATCGCCCTGCACCACGTTGAACACGCCCGCCGGAAGTCCCGCCTCAATGGCGAGTTCGGCGATGCGCACGATGCTGAAGGGCGTCATTTCCGACGGCTTGAGCACCACCGAATTGCCCGCCGCGATGGCCGGGGCGATCTTCCACGCCGCCATCACCAGCGGCAGGTTCCACGGCGCGATAGCGGCCACGACGCCGTAAGGCTCAGTGATCGTCATGCCAAGCTTGTCGGGCGTGGTGGCGATCACCTCGCCCCCGGCCTTGTCCGCGAATTCGGCGAAGAAGCGCAGGGTTTCTGCGGTATAGCTCACGTCCCAGGCCAGCACTTCGGCGATGGTACGGGTCGATCCCAGCGCTTCGAGCGGGGCCAGCAGCGCCATGTCCGTCTCGATGAGATCGGCCCAGCGGCGCATCACTTTCATGCGCGCACGCGGGTCGGTGGCGGCCCAGCCGCTGGTCCTGTAGGCACGCGCAGCATCTTCTACCGCCGCCTCGACCTGCCCGGCCGAAGCACTGTCGAGCGCGGCATAGACGCGCGCGTCGGAGGGGCGGCGCACTTCCATCGGCGTGCCCTGACCCAGCGCGCGGCGGCCGCCGATGAAGTTGTTCTGGACCTCTATGCCGATCGTGTCAGGATCAAAGCTGCTCATCGCGCGCTCCTTCGTTGCTATGTGCATCAACTAGGAGCGCAGCGGCGGCATTTATCGTCCCAGGCCCGGCACCTCCGCCATATTCTTCCGAAATAAATCGGAAGGCGGCACCTTATTCCAGACGGACGATTCTACATCCCGGTCATGATCCCCCCTCCCCGCTTGAGGAGGCGTCAGCCGAAGTGGAGATTAGACGATGGCAACACGGGTGAAGAAGTCGATCCAGATACGCGCCTTGACGCCGGACGACCTTCCGCTCGCCCACGGCCTGTCGCGCGAGCAACAGTGGCCGCACCGGGAACGCGACTGGGCGCGCATGCTGGAGATGGGCGACGGCATCATCGCCACGAGCGACGACGGCGTGGTAGGCACGACGATGTGGTGGCCGCAGGGTGACGATCACGCGACGATCGGCATGGTCATCGTCTCCGGCGCGGCGCAGGGCATGGGCGTGGGGCGCCAGTTGATGGAAGCCGCGATCGAGAGGCTAGGCGACCGCAGCCTGATCCTGAACGCCACCAATGAGGGCCTAAACCTATACAGAAGCCTTGGCTTCGAGGCCTTCGGCTCGATCTACCAGCATCAGGGCGCGGCGTTCTCCGTGCCCATCCCCGAACTGATCCCCAACGAGCGCGTCGCGCCGCTGAAAGTGGGCGAGTGGCCCGATATCGTCAAGCTCGACCGTGAGGCGACCGGCATCGATCGCGCCCATATCATCAGCTACCTGTGCGAATATGCCCACGGCGTCGTGCTCAACCGCGATGGCGAGCAGGCAGGCTATGCCTTCTTTCGCCGTTTCGGGCGCGGGTACTCGATCGGGCCGGTTGTGGCGCCGGATATCGGCGGGGCGAAGGCGCTGATCTCGCACTGGCTGGGTTCCAACGCCGGCATGTTCTGCCGTCTCGACATTCCCGATGACTCCGGCCTGGCAGGCTGGCTCGACGACCTTGGCCTGCCCTGTGTCGGCCGGGTGACGCGCATGTGCAGGGGCACGCCG encodes:
- a CDS encoding aldehyde dehydrogenase family protein, with protein sequence MSSFDPDTIGIEVQNNFIGGRRALGQGTPMEVRRPSDARVYAALDSASAGQVEAAVEDAARAYRTSGWAATDPRARMKVMRRWADLIETDMALLAPLEALGSTRTIAEVLAWDVSYTAETLRFFAEFADKAGGEVIATTPDKLGMTITEPYGVVAAIAPWNLPLVMAAWKIAPAIAAGNSVVLKPSEMTPFSIVRIAELAIEAGLPAGVFNVVQGDGLSVGDPLCRHPLVSKVSFTGSTRTGIAIMEACAQTGPKPVTLELGGKSPQIVFADANDIAATAATVARAITLNSGQVCVAGSRLLVQDKVANEVVDRIKAAVEAHTQGQTWSAATTIGPIISEKQLGQIDGIVSRAIAAGGEALTGGSRAAAPQEGSYYAPTILTGLGQDAEAVRGEIFGPVLTVQTFADEEEAYALANDSPYGLAAGVHTGDLNRALRATRALEAGTVWVNRYGRSNDFMLPTGGFKQSGIGKDLGREAYMASLKTKAALIQL
- a CDS encoding cytochrome b gives rise to the protein MRRDTPLAYGFVTRVFHWTMACLIGWQFMVASGWRVFGDSAVMKTVSLLGPSHRAAGALLLALVVPRAMWAFRNRCQRPVDHGVPGTSARIVHVMIYLLLFIVPGLALARTYANGKGFDLWGLRLVPGAGHRIEWLTGMADLLHAPLAWGFAVLVTGHVVMAVVHTAVLRDGLLRRMIGTPQG
- a CDS encoding ABC transporter ATP-binding protein; this translates as MTAHVTVSNLQISARNPEGQEIVIVDDVSFAVPRGQVLALIGESGSGKTTIALSLLGHVRPGAWISGGTIRVGDAELTSLAEPQLRTLRGNRISYVAQSAASAFNPSRTIMDQVIEPVLAHGLTTRAVAQAKAIGLFRALGLPSPDSIGDRYAHQLSGGQLQRLMAAMALITDPELVILDEPTTALDVTTQIGVLQAFRNVVRDLGTTAVYVSHDLAVVAQMADRVVVLNKGQVRENGPIRQILDDPADDYTRTLMAAAHPAVHGEDCARPTPTPLLEVRGLTAGYGRVDRAGNPAIPVLRDVSLTLQRGEILGVIGESGSGKSTLARVIAGLLPPARGEVLLDGGALPAGLDQRSKEVFCRIQIVFQNADVALNPAHTVGQILRRPLAFYHRLNGAEADERVGQLLDRIKLPRSIADRRCTELSGGQKQRVNLARALAADPEVILCDEVTSALDTVVGAAILDLLAELRRDLGIAMIFISHDISTVRAICDDVMVLYLGDVADQGPRSAFEKQPYHPYTDMLIGSVPQMYPGWLPELGAAPALPAIRPDADTAALCRFLPRCGQRVAGRCDTHYPPRQVLSGGNAVLCHLDEVALTLGQRQPEAVA
- a CDS encoding (2Fe-2S)-binding protein, giving the protein MTARFHRLAERDRPTLTFTLDGMLVEALEGDTLMVAVLTNGGRLRQSEFGDGARSGFCLMAACQDCWVWTEDGTKLRACSTVAIEGLKLNTREPEATWATIP
- a CDS encoding NAD(P)/FAD-dependent oxidoreductase is translated as MTGHRVIVVGAGPAGVRAAQALVEAGLRPIVIDEGRRAGGQIYRRQPDNFTRSHEALYGTEAARARAIHETFDGLAAQIDYRPETLVWHIADGHVWTLDGEGQHRSEPYDALILCTGATDRVMPVKGWNRAGTYSLGAAQIALKAQACAIGSEVVFLGSGPLLYLVASQYAKAGANVVAVLDTAPFAARIPALPRLLSQPGVLWNGVILTRALKRAGVAVHHGVTPVAITGDAQDGVDGIVVRMADGSQRRFACNAVGMGHHLRPETQLADLARCEFAFDPAVRQWLPLRDGEGRSSMPGVYLGGDGARILGARSAEASGRLAALTALADLGHSVSGGEQSGLRKAIAGYARFAAGLAQAFPWPVEQAAALPDDAVVCRCESVTAGELRAVVNEGGAREANRAKALSRVGMGRCQGRYCGLAAAEVIAAEARVPIETVGRLRGAAPVKPLVAGTAGIPCAPQETGA
- a CDS encoding NAD(P)/FAD-dependent oxidoreductase encodes the protein MSAARSDVLIIGGGIMGCASALFLHQRGQSVTLLETDLVGRQASGTNFGNVRRQGRPLYQLPLANRSIAIWRQARELLGTDIEYLQRGHMRVAYRDRPDAAERMEAYAADAAHYDLDLEMLSGNVLRDRFPWMGPDVLAASLSAQCGHANPRLTGPAFARAAVKLGAVIHENCKATTALRDGNEFHVVAADGREFRAPVLLVTAGAWAKAFVEGFGETVPLTSRGPNMCVTEPLPYAIGPSVGVSTPETFESVYFRQVGRGNLVIGGSTQNQTYPEDYRVYVKPENCIGQWQQIQRLIPAVRNLAIIRTWSGIESYLPDDQPVMGPSAGVDGLFYAFGFCGAGFQLGPGVGETMAELIATGSTDIDLSPYRIDRFAAASE
- a CDS encoding GNAT family N-acetyltransferase encodes the protein MATRVKKSIQIRALTPDDLPLAHGLSREQQWPHRERDWARMLEMGDGIIATSDDGVVGTTMWWPQGDDHATIGMVIVSGAAQGMGVGRQLMEAAIERLGDRSLILNATNEGLNLYRSLGFEAFGSIYQHQGAAFSVPIPELIPNERVAPLKVGEWPDIVKLDREATGIDRAHIISYLCEYAHGVVLNRDGEQAGYAFFRRFGRGYSIGPVVAPDIGGAKALISHWLGSNAGMFCRLDIPDDSGLAGWLDDLGLPCVGRVTRMCRGTPPKSGTASSPFAIISQALG